Part of the Bacillus cabrialesii genome is shown below.
TCATTTCTCCCTGTTCGTTTATTGAGACGGTTAAGGCTTCTGTTTCACCTTGAAAGGTAATGAGCAATGTTGAAGCGTTCAAAAGGGGCTTTAAAAACAGATGCTGATACTCATCTTCTAAAACTTCCGCTTTCTCCATATGTACAACCTCCTATTTGTTGGTCATACATACACATTTCTCTTTTTGGCGCAAGAACCCCTTTATAAAACGACCGACAATTTCATTGGAATGCGCTGAGAAATATGTCATAAATGGGATGCGGAAGATGATTTTTGTTTGATCAGCTCATATAAATAAGAAACGGAATGAAACGCATATCCTCTTTCGACCACTTTTCCGCCTTTAAACAGCAGAAAACAAGGAACGCTCTCAATTTGATACGCTTTTGCGAATGTCGGAGAGTAATTGACATTGTTTTTATAGAAGGCGACATCAGGCAGCATTTCTTTCACCACTGTCAGCATTTTGCTTGCAAGCTGGCAGGTGCCGCAAAACGGAGTATATAAATATAGGAGATACACATCATCTGCAATGTGCTCAAGCTCGTGTTCTTGGAGTTCTTTCATGCTATACACCTCGGGATTTTCTTTCAAGAAAAATTGTATGGACATTCAAATTCGCGCGCAGCAATACAGAGGCGACATGGTGCTTGGGCGCAGCCGCCACTTCCTTATAGGCTCTGTCGATATGCAGGTGGCAGGCTTCGTTAAATTCACGCTTCAGCTGTTTTCTCAATTTCTCGCCTGATTCATCAGCATCAACTAATATATAGACGTCTTTACCGTAAAGCTCGTCAGCCAATTCCTCAAGCTTCAGCTGGCTGATTGTTCCGTTTGTGCAGATAATGCGCACTGGTTCGTTCAGGACGCTTTCGATTTTCTCTTTATCTGATTTCCCTTCGACAATCATAACTTTTTCCAGCTCATCCATCTTCATCTTCTTCACCTGCCGCGTCAAATTTGAAACGTTCAGATTGTAAAAGAAGGCAGTGAAATTCACCGCCAACATTAACACCAGCCGTTTTCATAGTCACAATCCACGTATTTTTCGTCGTTTCCTGAGACCACATCAGCTGTCTTATAAAATTTCTCATTTTCAAAGGAATAACCGGACTTAAGCTCATATTCATTCATGCTTGTCATTTGGCCGATCATCTCATTTTCATGATATAACGAGAGCCGGCCATTTTGAAAGCGGCCTGTCACATCATTGGTGACATCGAGCTTTTGTTTGCTGAAAGCCATATTGGACACCTCCCATAACGTTAGCGTGTCCAATTGCCTGTACAGCTATCCTGTTTTAGTCTTCTTGTGTCATCTCTTCATATTGCTCTGCTGTCATCAGTTTTTCAATTTCAGAAGCGTCAGACGGCTCAACGACGATCATCCATGCTTTTTCGTACGGAGATTCGTTGACAAATTCCGGACTGTCATCTAGATCTTCGTTTATTTCCACAACAGTTCCATTAATCGGTGCATAAAGTTCAGATACCGTTTTAACGGATTCAACGCTGCCGAATGGCTCGTCCGCTTTGATTTCAGCGCCGACTTCAGGAAGCTCGACAAACACGATGTCGCCTAGCTCGGACTGGGCAAAATGCGTAATTCCGATTCTGGCTTTTTCTCCTTCAACTTTTACCCACTCGTGTTCTCCTGAGTAACGCAAATCTTTAGGTATGCTCAATTGAATCCCTCCATTTTTTACAGCACTATAATAAGAAGATACCACACTTTTCAAAAAAAATTGACATTAAGCCCAGTTTTCTTCAAATTGGTCTTCTTTAAATCCGACTGTCACTTTTTCGCCGTCTGTTGTAAGCGGGCGTTTGATCAGCATTCCGTCTGAAGCCAGCAGTTCAAGCTGTTCGTCCTCCGACATGTGGTACAGCTTTTCCTTGAGGTTCAGCTCGCGGTATTTCATGCCGCTCGTGTTGAAAAATTTCTTGAGCTCCAGCCCGCTTTTTTCATAAAGCGCTTTTAACTCTTCTTTGCTTGGAGGCTGCTCTGCAATATGTATTTCGTTTATTTCTTTCCCATGCTCCTCAAGCCATTTCTTTGCTTTGCGGCACGTTCCGCATTTAGGGTACCAGTAAAAAGTTAACGACATCTTCTTCCCCCTCATTAAAATAATCGAGGTTATTTTAACACAGTTTGTTTTAAAAGCCTAAACCTGTGCTTCTAAAAAAAGCTCCGCGCATGCGGAGCTTTTGGGCCAATCAGACAATATATTTCTCAGCCTCGAAAACGCCCGCCGCTGCTTCACGTTTTTTCTGAATGACGTTTTTAGGTGTTACGCGCGTCAGCTTGCGCAGAGCGGAAAGCATCATGCGGAGTGAATCTCCTTCTTCCATTGCGATGAGGGATTCCTTCGCGTGAGCTTCAATTTCATGAAATGCTTCCTGAACGAAAATTTCAGTATACAGCACCTTTTGCGCCGCTTTGTCTTCTCCTTGCGCGGCAATGGCCTTTTCCGTTCTGAGTACGGCTGATTCCATTGCGTATACATTGCTGACGATATCCGCGACGTTGACGAGAATCTCTTGTTCACGATCGATGGCTTTGCCGTATTTTTGCGCGGCGAGACCGGCAGCGAACAGCGCGATTTTTTTGGCTTGCTTAACGATATATTTCTCTTGCTCTAAAACGCCGCTGCCGGGCTCTTCAGGCATAAGCATCATGAGTTCTTCCTGGAGGGACTGCGCTTTTTCTAATAGAGGCAGCTCGCCCTTAAGCGCTTTTTTCAGGAAGGTGCTTGGCACGATTAACCGGTTGATTTCGTTTGTGCCTTCAAAAATCCGATTGATCCTTGAATCCCGATAGGCTCTCTCTACTTCGTACTCCTGCATAAAGCCGTAGCCTCCATGAATCTGCACGCCTTCATCTACGATATAATCAAGCGTCTCGGAGCCGAATACCTTATTCAGAGAGCATTCGATGGCGTATTCGGCAATTGACTTGGCGATTTGCCGGCCGTCCTTGAGATCTTCGGCCGTAAACTGGCTCATATTGTCTTCAAACAGTCCCACGGTTCTGTACACAGAGCTTTCCATCGCATACAGCCTTGATGCCATTGTCGCTATCTTTTCCTGTGTCAGCGAAAAGCCCGCAATCGGTGTTTTAAATTGGCGGCGCTGATTTGCGTATGCCGCAGACAGCTCAATTACTCGCTTAGACGCGCCGATTGTGCCAACCGCCAGCTTATAGCGGCCGATATTTAAAATATTAAAGGCGATGACATGCCCTTTGCCGATTTCTCCGAGCAGGTTTTCTTTTGGTACTTCAGCCTGATCTAAAATAAGGGTTCTTGTCGATGATCCTTTAATCCCCATTTTCTTTTCTTCCGGACCCGTAGACACTCCCGGGAAGTCTTTTTCTACAATAAAGGCTGAGAACTTGTCGCCGTCCACCTTAGCGTAAACAACAAATACATCAGCAAAGGCAGAGTTGGTAATCCACTGTTTTTCCCCGGTTAATACGTAATGCGTTCCCGCTTCATTCAGCACGGCTGTTGTTTTTGCTCCAAGCGCATCAGACCCAGAGCCCGGTTCAGTCAGTGCATAAGCCGCGATCTTTTCGCCTGAAGCAAGCCCGGGCAAATACTTTTTCTTTTGTTCTTCTGATCCGAAAAAGACGATCGGCAAGGAACCGATGCCGACATGCGCGCCATAAGAAAGCGAAAAGCTGCCCGCACGCGAAAATTTTTCAGTGATGAGCGCCGAGCTGATTTTATCAAGGCCGAGCCCTCCGTATTCCTCCGGCACATCAGCGCCAAGCAGTCCAAGTTCACCCGCTTTCTTCAACAGCCTGACGGAATGTTCAAATTGATGGTTTTCAATATCATCTATATGAGGGAGAACATCTTGCTCGATGTAGTCCTCCGTTGTTTTCGCAATCATTTTATGCTCGTCGGTGAAATCCTCCGGTGTATACATTTGATCGTATGTGACATCCTCGATTAAGAAACCGCCGCCTTTTTGTACTTCAGCCGCTTTTTTCGCCATTTGTTTTTCCCCCTTTAGCATAATTCAAATACACCGGCCGCTCCCATCCCGCCGCCGATACACATTGTGACGACTCCAAATTGCTCGTTTCTCCGTTTCATTTCATGAATCAGAGAGAGTGTAAGCTTTGTGCCCGTACAGCCAAGCGGATGCCCAAGCGCGATTGCGCCCCCGTTGACATTCACTTTTTCTTCATCAATTCCCAGTTCCCTGATCACTTGAATGGCCTGTGATGCGAAAGCTTCGTTCAGTTCAAACAAGCCGATGTCCTGCAGCTGAAGCCCGGCAAGCTTCAAGGCGCGCGGAATGGCTTCCACCGGTCCGATGCCCATCACTTCCGGCGGCACGCCGCCTACTGCAAAGGAGCGGAATTTCACAAGCGGCGCCAAGCCAAGCGCATCAGCTTTTTCCCGATCCATCAGCATGACAGCCGCCGCTCCGTCACTCGTCTGCGAGGAATTGCCCGCAGTAACTGTTCCGTCAACGGAAAAAGCCGGGCGCAATGTCGCTAAGATGTCTGTCGTCGTTTGCGGGCGAACGCCTTCATCCTGAGAAAACACAAACTGTTTTTCCTGTGGCTTATGATTTTCTCCAATTTCTGTCACCGTTACTTCGACAGGAACAGTCTCATCTTTAAATTTCCCTTCTGCAAGGGCTTTGGCCGCATTTTGGTGGCTGCGAACCGCAAACGCATCCTGATCCTCACGGGAGACGCCGTATTTTTTTGCGACCTGCTCGGCTGTGTGGCCCATGCTCATGTAATATTCCGGCGCCTGTTCTGCCAATGCAAGGTTCGGACGGGTCACATGCCCCATCATCGGGACCTGCGACATGGATTCTGCTCCGCCGGCGATCGCTGTATCGTAGGCGCCAAGCATGATTTTTTCTGCCGCATATGCGATAGACTGAAGACCTGAAGAGCAGTAGCGATTGACTGTAATCGCCGGAACCGTGTACGGCAGTCCCGCGAGCGCGCCGATATTTCTCGCCATATTAAGCCCCTGTTCCGCTTCAGGTGTCGCACAGCCGATAATCAAGTCGTCAATATTGCCTTCGTAGCCGCCTGCCCGCTTCAGTGTTTCTTTCACGCAAATCGCTCCCAAATCATCCGGACGAACGGTGGCCAGCGATCCTTTTTTGGCTTTCCCAACCGGTGTTCTTGCACCTGACACAATGACTGCTTCTTTCATAAGCTCCCTCCTAATTCCGTAAAGGTTTACCTTTCACAAGCATATGCTGCATTCTCGCTTGAGATTTCGCCTCTCCTGCCAAACTCAAAAACGCTTCTCTCTCGATCTCCAATAAATACTCTTCATCAACCTCTGTGCCAAACGGCACTTTTCCGCCGGCAATGACATAAGCGAGCTTTTTCGCGATTTTGAAATCATGCTCAGATATATAGCCGGACAGCTTCATTTGCTCCGCGCCAAGCAAGAGTGCCGCATAACCGGTTTCTCCCGGCACCTTGATCTTTTCTTTTACTGGCGTCCGCCAGCCTTTATCGTATAAAGATGCGGCAAGCTGCTTTGCATCGTACAGCAGGTGATCCTGATTCATACTGATGTGATCCGTTTCTTTTAAGATGTTCATCTCACGGGCCTCTTGAGCGGAAGCGGATACTTTCGCCATCGCAATCGTTTCAAATGTTTTCATTGCCGCATTCATAGGATCAAGACCGCGGCGAAGATGGTTGATGTACAGCTCTTTGTTTCCCCCTCCGCCAGGGATAAGGCCGACGCCGGATTCCACAAGCCCCATATAGGCTTCACTTGCTGCTTGAATGCGCGCCGCCGGCAGGCACACTTCCGTTCCGCCGCCGAGCGTCATTCCGAATGGAGCGGCGACAACCGGTTTCGCACTGTATTTGATATTCATCATCGTCTCTTGAAAACGGCGTATCACGAAGTCTACTTCCAAAAAGTTGTCATCTTGGACTTCCATTAAAATCATGGCGAGATTCGCGCCGACACAGAAATTTTTTCCTTGATTGCCGATGACAAGCCCTTTGTAGTTCCGCTCAGTTTCCTCTAACGCTTTGTTGATCATTTGGATGATATCGAGGCCGATCGCATTGCTTTTCGAATGAAATTCAAGAAGGGCCACATCATCTCCAAGGTCGATCAGACTTGCTCCGCTGTTTTTCGCAATCACGCCGTTTGTTTCCTTGAGCGCTTGTAAATGAATCCGTTTTTTGTTTTCTTTCACGGCCCTGTATTCGCCGCGGTCATAATAAAATACCGTTCCGTTCTCTCTGATGTAGAAGGTTTCATTCCCTTTGTCCAGCATGTCTTTGACCCAGCCGGGCATTTCCGCTCCTAGCCGCTCAAGTTTTTCAGCCGACTGCCTGAGGCCGATGGCATCCCATATTTCAAACGGGCCCAGCTCCCAGCCGAATCCCCACTTCATGGCTTGGTCAATCGCATGAATATCATCGGCGATCTCACCAAGCAGTTCCGCTGAGTAAAGCAGGGTTTGAGATGTGATATTCCAAAGCAGTCTGCCGGCTCTGTCATCCGAATAAATAAGCGCTTTCATTTTGGCTTTTGTCCCTTTTGCCTGTTTTGCCGCTTCGAGTGCCGGTGATTTCATTTTTGTCCGTTCGCCATAAGTAAGCGTCACTGGGTCAAGCTCATAAATCGTTTTTCCTTCTTTTTTATAAAAGCCTTGGCCAGCCTTGCTTCCGATCCACCCTTTTTCCAGCATATCGTTCATGAAGCCTGGAAGGCGGAACGCTTCTTTCTCGTCTCCATCCGCTTTGTCATACACATTTCGGGCGACGTGAGCAAATGTATCGAGACCGACAACATCAAGTGTTCTGAAGGTCGCGCTTTTCGGTCTGCCGATCAGTGGGCCTGTGATCGAATCGACTTCCCCGACCTGATAGCCGCCTTTCAGCATTTCTTGGACTGTGACGAGAAGCCCGTATGTTCCGATGCGGTTTGCGATAAAGTTCGGTGTGTCCTTTGCTGTAACAACGCCTTTTCCAAGGACATTTTCACCGAAAGCTGTCATAAACTTTAATATATCAGGGTCCGTTTCCTGAATCGGAATGATCTCCAGCAGCTTTAAATAGCGGGCGGGATTAAAAAAGTGTGTTCCAAGAAAATGGGATTTAAAATCATCCGACCGGCCTTCAGCCATCTCCTGCACTGATATGCCTGAGGTGTTGCTTGAGACAATGCTTCCAGGCTTCCGGTGTTCATCCACAAGAGCGAAAATTTGCTTTTTGACTTCGAGGTTTTCGACAACAACTTCAATAATCCAATCTGCTTCATTCAGCTTTGCTGCATCGTCCTCCAGATTGCCTGGTGTGATATAGGAGGTATTTTTCGCTGATGTAAGGGGAGCGGGCTTTTGTTTCAGCAGTTTTTTCACCGCTTGCCGGCTCAGCCTGCTGCGCACCTCGGGACTGTCCTTTGTCAGCCCCTTTTTTTCCTCTTCCTTTGTCAAATTGTTCGGCACAATATCAAGCAGCAGGACAGGAATTCCGATGTTAGCCAAATGCGCCGCAATCCCGGAACCCATTACCCCCGATCCTAAAACGGCTGCCTTCCGAATGTGTTTGTGCATGAGATATCCCCCTTGAACATTGAATGAATAATCATTCATTTTTTAGCCAAAAAAAATGAAACCCGTTTCTTCTTTCATCTTAAAAGATTTCCGGTTCGACTTCAATAGCTAATTTGTTATTTTTTTGTATGAAGCTTATAAAAGACGGGCAACTTAAACCCGGAGGTGAAGGGAATGGTGCGAGAGAAAAAAAATCCGTCTTCAGCGGCAGTCAGCGCGGCGAGCATAAAAGGAGATGCCGGTCCGACCCAGCATTACGGCGGCGGAAAACGGACAAGTCAAAATCAGCAATATAAAAAACATAACATGGAACAATCATAACGCAGCTGCTTCCCGCGGCTGCTTTCACTTTTTCAAGATTCCTTTTAAGACAAACGCTGCATTGGCGGGCCGTTCGGCAATTCTTCTCATAAAGTAGCTGAACCAGTCTGTTCCATAAGGGACATACACACGCATTCTGTACCCTTCCTTGGCAAGTTCCTTCTGCCGCTCCGGCCTGATGCCGTATAACATTTGAAACTCAAATTGTGATGCTGGGATATGTTGCTCAGCAACGAGCTGTTTCGTAAACGCAATGATATCATCGTCATGTGTGGCCACAGCCGTATAGTTTCCGCTTAACAGCTGCAGCTTGATCAAGCTTTGAAAATGAAGGTCTGTTCCTTTTTTGTCCGGAAATGCTACAGACGCAGATTCTTTATAAGCGCCTTTCACAAGTCTGAGATTCGGCTTTATGTCACACATGTTTCTGATGTCTTCTGCCGCCCGGTACAAATACGCTTGAATGACCGTGCCGAGCATTTCAAACTCCTGTTTGCATTGCCTGTAAATAGAGAGTGTCTGTTCATAATGAGAATAGTCTTCCATATCAATGGTCACAGCAACCCCATATTGCTTCGCAGCAGATAGAATCGCACGCAAATGAGAAAGGCAAAGTTTTTCTGAAAGATCAAGCCCGATTGAGGTCAGCTTTAATGAAAGCTCTGAGTCCAATTGATGTTCGGCAATGGCTCGAATCGCTTTTTTGCATTCCTCTGCGACTTGATGTGCTTCTTTTTCCGAAGCTGCATACTCGCCTAAATAATCAATTGTCGCGCACAAACCGGATCTGTTTAGCCTTTTGACGGTCTTAACCGCCGATTCAATTGTATCCCCTGCGACAAACCTTCGTGCTCCAAGCCGCGTTCCGTATGCTTTTGCGAACTTGGTAAGTGTTTTATTTTGAGATAAGAATAAAAACACATGTCTCAACATCCGACTCCCTCCTGCCGTCATCTTCAAAACACCTGTATATAACTCCCAGTCTGAAGGAAACTATAAAATGAACAGAAATCAAAGGAGGATCACAATGGACAATCAGCAGCAATCTCAAATGCCGCCTTCCGTTATTTCGACAAAGGATCATTTGTATCTCAATGACATGCTGAACTGGAATTTGCTTGCGATGAAAAAAGCGCATTTCATGGCGCAGCAATGCCAGGATCAAACGTTAAAGCAAGAACTCGACCGCGTCGGACACATGCATCATGATCATTATCAAAGAATACTAAAGCACCTGCAGCCAGGCCAGCAGCAGTCCGGCTACATCCAATAAGGAGGCGCCAGAATGAATCAGCAAAATCAGAAAATCAGCAACCCGCAGACACCTGTACCGACAACTTCGGAGATGAATGACAGAGATTTCGTCAATGAACTGCTGACAACGGAAAAATACATGACAACAGCTTATTGCACAGCCTTGCACGAATTCAGCCACGAGTCTCTTTATCAGGATATTCAATCCATTTTTGATGAGTCACAAAAAGCGCAAAGAAAACTGTATGACCTTATGTTCCAATATGGATGGTATTCTGTTGAAGCGGAGGATGCCCAAAAGCTGCAGAAGTCCTATCAAAAATTCCAGCAGACCATTCAGCAGCAGTCTCCTTATCAGCAATAAAAACAGCAGCAAAAGGATACGATGTTCTTCGGGGCGTCTATCCTTTTTTTTGTGTGAAATCAGTTGACTTTTTATTAATGCTTATTTATATTTAATAGGCATTAACTATTTTATCATCTAAATATAAACACATTATATGTAACAGAGGAGACATGAACATGAAGAGTGCGGATCGGTTAATGTCCGATATTCAATTATCGCTTCAGGCGCTCTTTCAAAAGATACAGCCTGAAATGCTTGAAAGCATGGAGAAACAAGGTATCACCCCGGCGCAGCTGTTTGTGCTGGCCAGCCTAAAAAAACACGGCAGCCTCAA
Proteins encoded:
- a CDS encoding acetyl-CoA C-acetyltransferase; translation: MKEAVIVSGARTPVGKAKKGSLATVRPDDLGAICVKETLKRAGGYEGNIDDLIIGCATPEAEQGLNMARNIGALAGLPYTVPAITVNRYCSSGLQSIAYAAEKIMLGAYDTAIAGGAESMSQVPMMGHVTRPNLALAEQAPEYYMSMGHTAEQVAKKYGVSREDQDAFAVRSHQNAAKALAEGKFKDETVPVEVTVTEIGENHKPQEKQFVFSQDEGVRPQTTTDILATLRPAFSVDGTVTAGNSSQTSDGAAAVMLMDREKADALGLAPLVKFRSFAVGGVPPEVMGIGPVEAIPRALKLAGLQLQDIGLFELNEAFASQAIQVIRELGIDEEKVNVNGGAIALGHPLGCTGTKLTLSLIHEMKRRNEQFGVVTMCIGGGMGAAGVFELC
- the fadE gene encoding acyl-CoA dehydrogenase FadE; translated protein: MAKKAAEVQKGGGFLIEDVTYDQMYTPEDFTDEHKMIAKTTEDYIEQDVLPHIDDIENHQFEHSVRLLKKAGELGLLGADVPEEYGGLGLDKISSALITEKFSRAGSFSLSYGAHVGIGSLPIVFFGSEEQKKKYLPGLASGEKIAAYALTEPGSGSDALGAKTTAVLNEAGTHYVLTGEKQWITNSAFADVFVVYAKVDGDKFSAFIVEKDFPGVSTGPEEKKMGIKGSSTRTLILDQAEVPKENLLGEIGKGHVIAFNILNIGRYKLAVGTIGASKRVIELSAAYANQRRQFKTPIAGFSLTQEKIATMASRLYAMESSVYRTVGLFEDNMSQFTAEDLKDGRQIAKSIAEYAIECSLNKVFGSETLDYIVDEGVQIHGGYGFMQEYEVERAYRDSRINRIFEGTNEINRLIVPSTFLKKALKGELPLLEKAQSLQEELMMLMPEEPGSGVLEQEKYIVKQAKKIALFAAGLAAQKYGKAIDREQEILVNVADIVSNVYAMESAVLRTEKAIAAQGEDKAAQKVLYTEIFVQEAFHEIEAHAKESLIAMEEGDSLRMMLSALRKLTRVTPKNVIQKKREAAAGVFEAEKYIV
- a CDS encoding arsenate reductase family protein, with the protein product MSLTFYWYPKCGTCRKAKKWLEEHGKEINEIHIAEQPPSKEELKALYEKSGLELKKFFNTSGMKYRELNLKEKLYHMSEDEQLELLASDGMLIKRPLTTDGEKVTVGFKEDQFEENWA
- a CDS encoding proline dehydrogenase family protein; the protein is MLRHVFLFLSQNKTLTKFAKAYGTRLGARRFVAGDTIESAVKTVKRLNRSGLCATIDYLGEYAASEKEAHQVAEECKKAIRAIAEHQLDSELSLKLTSIGLDLSEKLCLSHLRAILSAAKQYGVAVTIDMEDYSHYEQTLSIYRQCKQEFEMLGTVIQAYLYRAAEDIRNMCDIKPNLRLVKGAYKESASVAFPDKKGTDLHFQSLIKLQLLSGNYTAVATHDDDIIAFTKQLVAEQHIPASQFEFQMLYGIRPERQKELAKEGYRMRVYVPYGTDWFSYFMRRIAERPANAAFVLKGILKK
- a CDS encoding thioredoxin family protein, with the translated sequence MKELQEHELEHIADDVYLLYLYTPFCGTCQLASKMLTVVKEMLPDVAFYKNNVNYSPTFAKAYQIESVPCFLLFKGGKVVERGYAFHSVSYLYELIKQKSSSASHL
- a CDS encoding spore coat protein produces the protein MNQQNQKISNPQTPVPTTSEMNDRDFVNELLTTEKYMTTAYCTALHEFSHESLYQDIQSIFDESQKAQRKLYDLMFQYGWYSVEAEDAQKLQKSYQKFQQTIQQQSPYQQ
- a CDS encoding YuzL family protein, whose amino-acid sequence is MVREKKNPSSAAVSAASIKGDAGPTQHYGGGKRTSQNQQYKKHNMEQS
- the gcvH gene encoding glycine cleavage system protein GcvH, which produces MSIPKDLRYSGEHEWVKVEGEKARIGITHFAQSELGDIVFVELPEVGAEIKADEPFGSVESVKTVSELYAPINGTVVEINEDLDDSPEFVNESPYEKAWMIVVEPSDASEIEKLMTAEQYEEMTQED
- a CDS encoding YusG family protein; its protein translation is MAFSKQKLDVTNDVTGRFQNGRLSLYHENEMIGQMTSMNEYELKSGYSFENEKFYKTADVVSGNDEKYVDCDYENGWC
- a CDS encoding 3-hydroxyacyl-CoA dehydrogenase/enoyl-CoA hydratase family protein translates to MHKHIRKAAVLGSGVMGSGIAAHLANIGIPVLLLDIVPNNLTKEEEKKGLTKDSPEVRSRLSRQAVKKLLKQKPAPLTSAKNTSYITPGNLEDDAAKLNEADWIIEVVVENLEVKKQIFALVDEHRKPGSIVSSNTSGISVQEMAEGRSDDFKSHFLGTHFFNPARYLKLLEIIPIQETDPDILKFMTAFGENVLGKGVVTAKDTPNFIANRIGTYGLLVTVQEMLKGGYQVGEVDSITGPLIGRPKSATFRTLDVVGLDTFAHVARNVYDKADGDEKEAFRLPGFMNDMLEKGWIGSKAGQGFYKKEGKTIYELDPVTLTYGERTKMKSPALEAAKQAKGTKAKMKALIYSDDRAGRLLWNITSQTLLYSAELLGEIADDIHAIDQAMKWGFGWELGPFEIWDAIGLRQSAEKLERLGAEMPGWVKDMLDKGNETFYIRENGTVFYYDRGEYRAVKENKKRIHLQALKETNGVIAKNSGASLIDLGDDVALLEFHSKSNAIGLDIIQMINKALEETERNYKGLVIGNQGKNFCVGANLAMILMEVQDDNFLEVDFVIRRFQETMMNIKYSAKPVVAAPFGMTLGGGTEVCLPAARIQAASEAYMGLVESGVGLIPGGGGNKELYINHLRRGLDPMNAAMKTFETIAMAKVSASAQEAREMNILKETDHISMNQDHLLYDAKQLAASLYDKGWRTPVKEKIKVPGETGYAALLLGAEQMKLSGYISEHDFKIAKKLAYVIAGGKVPFGTEVDEEYLLEIEREAFLSLAGEAKSQARMQHMLVKGKPLRN
- a CDS encoding toprim domain-containing protein produces the protein MDELEKVMIVEGKSDKEKIESVLNEPVRIICTNGTISQLKLEELADELYGKDVYILVDADESGEKLRKQLKREFNEACHLHIDRAYKEVAAAPKHHVASVLLRANLNVHTIFLERKSRGV